Proteins from a genomic interval of Cyprinus carpio isolate SPL01 chromosome A21, ASM1834038v1, whole genome shotgun sequence:
- the LOC109045220 gene encoding bis(5'-nucleosyl)-tetraphosphatase [asymmetrical]-like → MCHSLFYVPAYVASILNKKEYSVYYWLDVMALRACGFVIFRRLAQQPPPDNTEFLLLQTSYGEHHWTPPKGASHSPHDAFTVMLTLERTQEEAGLGKDHLRMVDGFLQRLHYQVRGKDKEVIYWLAELRYPNTQVILSDEHQDYRWAKLEEACKLAKYQDLQDTLTAAQHYLETQGKQ, encoded by the exons ATGTGTCATTCGCTTTTTTATGTGCCAGCTTATGTAGCATCTATTCTAAACAAAAAGGAGTACTCAGTCTATTACTGGCTAGAC GTTATGGCATTGCGGGCGTGTGGATTTGTCATTTTTCGGCGTTTGGCCCAGCAGCCTCCCCCCGATAATACAGAGTTCCTGCTGCTGCAGACGTCCTACGGGGAACATCACTGGACACCACCCAAAGGTGCATCTCACAGTCCTCATGATGCTTTTACT GTCATGTTGACCTTGGAGAGGACACAGGAGGAAGCAGGTTTAGGTAAAGATCACCTGCGTATGGTTGATGGCTTCCTGCAGAGGTTGCACTATCAGGTCCGGGGAAAGGACAAAGAGGTCATCTATTGGTTGGCTGAGCTCCGGTACCCAAACACACAGGTCATTCTCTCAGACGAACACCAGGATTACCGCTGGGCCAAACTAGAGGAAGCCTGCAAGCTGGCAAAATACCAGGATTTACAGGACACACTTACAGCAGCACAGCATTATCTAGAAACACAGGGCAAACAGTAA
- the LOC109045222 gene encoding ubiquitin-conjugating enzyme E2 R2-like yields the protein MAHQQMPSSQKALMLELKSLQEEPVEGFRITLVEESDLYNWEVAIFGPPNTLYEGGYFKAHIKFPIDYPYSPPTFRFLTKMWHPNIYENGDVCISILHPPVDDPQSGELPSERWNPTQNVRTILLSVISLLNEPNTFSPANVDASVMFRKWRDSKGKDKEYAEIIRKQVISTKADAERDGVKVPTTLAEYCIQTKVPSHDSSSDLLYDDLYDDDIEEEEDDDDEAEASGIGSEMAGDCFGDEDDSGNEES from the exons ATGGCACACCAGCAGATGCCGAGCTCTCAGAAGGCTCTGATGCTGGAGCTCAAATCCCTGCAGGAGGAGCCAGTGGAAGGTTTCCGCATCACACTAGTGGAGGAGTCGGACCTGTACAACTGGGAGGTGGCCATCTTTGGCCCTCCAAACACACTTTATGAAGGGGGCTACTTCAAG GCCCATATAAAATTTCCTATCGACTACCCCTACTCTCCTCCGACCTTCCGATTCCTCACCAAGATGTGGCATCCAAACATCTATGAG AATGGCGACGTGTGTATTTCTATTCTCCATCCTCCTGTGGATGACCCTCAGAGTGGAGAGCTGCCCTCAGAGCGATGGAACCCCACACAGAATGTCAG aACAATCCTGCTGAGCGTGATCTCGCTGCTTAACGAACCCAACACCTTTTCTCCTGCAAATGTGGACGCCTCTGTCATGTTTCGCAAGTGGAGGGACAGCAAAGGCAAGGACAAGGAATACGCAGAGATTATAAG GAAGCAGGTAATATCCACGAAGGCAGATGCAGAGCGAGATGGAGTTAAAGTACCAACGACGCTAGCTGAGTACTGCATCCAGACTAAAGTGCCTTCTCATGACAGTAGCTCTGACCTGCTCTATGACGATCTATATGACGACGAcatagaggaggaggaggatgacgaCGACGAGGCAGAGGCTAGTGGGATTGGCAGCGAAATGGCCGGGGACTGTTTTGGGGACGAAGACGACTCCGGCAACGAGGAATCTTGA
- the LOC109045219 gene encoding Rieske domain-containing protein-like isoform X1 has translation MTNPHARNAITWKYTVKRGHLYLTASMDKNKPSRMYFIGKKEDFDQAKRMNVTLDGRDILIIYHQRTFYAMDLQCYHAGISLELGDIEEINKKLCIVCPKHKYKITLAEGEGLYKATNPAEKVPTPQWYSKGIKQRVHKVMEVDEDIFVTLSTCPGWVESDYYQSEKGRAELRKAQESKDGEEDVNADEDV, from the exons ATGACAAATCCACACGCCCGCAATGCCATAACCTGGAAATACACAGTCAA AAGAGGTCATTTATACCTCACCGCATCCATGGATAAAAACAAGCCTTCTCGTATGTATTTTATCGGCAAGAAAGAAGATTTTGATCAGGCTAAGAGGATGAATGTGACTCTGGATGGAAGAGATATTCTTATTATATATCATCAAAGAACTTTCTATGCAATGGACCTGCAGTGTTACC ATGCCGGCATTAGTTTGGAGCTCGGAGATATTGAG GAAATCAACAAGAAGCTCTGTATTGTGTGCCCAAAGCACAAGTATAAGATCACTCTGGCTGAAGGTGAGGGGTTATACAAGGCAACCAACCCTGCAGAAAAGGTCCCTACTCCACAGTGGTATTCCAAAGGGATAAAGCAGCGAGTGCACAAAGTGATGGAAGTAGACGAAGACATCTTTGTGACATTGTCCACCTGCCCTGGGTGGGTTGAGTCGGACTATTATCAGAGTGAGAAGGGCAGGGCAGAACTGAGAAAAGCACAGGAATCGAAGGATGGAGAAGAAGATGTGAATGCAGATGAAGACGTTTAG
- the LOC109045217 gene encoding ubiquitin-associated protein 1, producing the protein MAARKSGSDIHNNGPVSYLDDVPFKLNEKFRCPSKVGLPIGFCLSDCNTVLSDLQYDFSLERRSVQWGEELAKARAAEARAAEAARTDSENERQAAGQDADIGLVGGKKARPSDEQDVVPPALNPVLAGLRHNAILMPLPAPSFGSTRPAPSNPAPQSLNLADFEREEDPFDKLELKTLDDKEELRNILQSQPQSSVSPPQLPPAEHRPASPSNTPPLQAKAGIFHKPNGLVGLLDLDRGGVVGTPCGQIDADRPCNIRSLTFPKLSDPVDSPLEPPLSSYPAGQPRNLSNGTPPSLQRTASNTNTTLPQEQPVFPQNGTQKQSNPFTATNHSPAATILHGLSPSERQCAETIVGMGYSYEGVLKAMQRQGQNVEQVLEYLFTHSRLCDQGFDATAVEECLEMYQGSEEKALEFLQLMSRFGEMGFERDTIKEVLLVHNNDQDKALEDLMARAAAS; encoded by the exons ATGGCTGCGAGGAAGTCTGGATCAGATATCCACAACAACG GACCCGTCAGCTATCTTGATGATGTTCCCTTCAAGCTCAATGAAAAATTCCGCTGTCCTTCAAAAGTGGGTCTTCCCATTGGCTTCTGTTTGTCTGATTGTAATACCGTTCTTTCGGATCTGCAA TATGACTTTAGTCTAGAGAGGCGAAGCGTTCAGTGGGGGGAAGAACTCGCCAAAGCGCGAGCCGCTGAGGCTCGAGCAGCGGAAGCCGCCCGGACGGACTCTGAAAACGAAAGGCAAGCTGCAGGTCAGGATGCAGACATTGGATTGGTTGGAGGGAAGAAAGCGCGCCCCTCTGATGAGCAGGACGTTGTCCCTCCAGCATTGAACCCAGTTTTAGCTGGCCTACGGCATAATGCAATCCTTATGCCTCTCCCTGCCCCATCTTTTGGATCGACGCGACCAGCACCAAGCAACCCGGCCCCGCAGAGTCTGAACTTAGCTGACTTTGAGCGAGAGGAGGACCCTTTTGACAAACTTGAGCTTAAAACACTGGACGACAAAGAGGAGTTACGGAATATCCTGCAGAGCCAACCGCAGTCGTCCGTTTCGCCTCCTCAGCTACCTCCAGCAGAACATCGCCCCGCTTCTCCCAGTAATACGCCACCTCTTCAGGCCAAAGCAGGAATCTTCCATAAACCCAATGGTTTGGTTGGACTGCTGGACTTAGACCGGGGTGGGGTTGTTGGGACCCCCTGTGGACAGATTGACGCCGACCGCCCTTGTAACATTCGCTCACTGACTTTCCCCAAGCTTTCAGACCCAGTAGACTCTCCCTTGGAACCGCCTCTCAGCAGTTACCCAGCAGGCCAACCACGCAACCTATCCAACGGCACGCCACCATCCCTGCAGAGAACAGCGTCAAATACCAACACGACACTCCCACAAGAGCAACCTGTCTTCCCTCAGAATGGGACACAGAAGCAG TCAAACCCCTTCACGGCGACTAACCATTCGCCTGCTGCCACGATCCTACATGGCCTCTCTCCCAGCGAACGACAGTGTGCGGAGACAATTGTGGGCATGGGTTATTCCTATGAGGGTGTTCTCAAAGCCATGCAGAGACAAGGACAGAATGTGGAGCAG GTGCTGGAATACCTGTTTACTCACAGTCGACTGTGCGATCAAGGTTTTGATGCGACTGCTGTGGAGGAGTGCTTGGAGATGTACCAGGGCTCAGAGGAAAAG GCTTTGGAGTTTCTGCAGCTGATGTCTCGGTTTGGGGAAATGGGCTTTGAGAGGGACACTATTAAAGAGGTACTGCTCGTGCACAATAACGACCAGGACAAGGCGCTGGAGGATCTGATGGCCCGAGCAGCTGCGAGCTGA
- the LOC109045219 gene encoding Rieske domain-containing protein-like isoform X2 — protein sequence MDKNKPSRMYFIGKKEDFDQAKRMNVTLDGRDILIIYHQRTFYAMDLQCYHAGISLELGDIEEINKKLCIVCPKHKYKITLAEGEGLYKATNPAEKVPTPQWYSKGIKQRVHKVMEVDEDIFVTLSTCPGWVESDYYQSEKGRAELRKAQESKDGEEDVNADEDV from the exons ATGGATAAAAACAAGCCTTCTCGTATGTATTTTATCGGCAAGAAAGAAGATTTTGATCAGGCTAAGAGGATGAATGTGACTCTGGATGGAAGAGATATTCTTATTATATATCATCAAAGAACTTTCTATGCAATGGACCTGCAGTGTTACC ATGCCGGCATTAGTTTGGAGCTCGGAGATATTGAG GAAATCAACAAGAAGCTCTGTATTGTGTGCCCAAAGCACAAGTATAAGATCACTCTGGCTGAAGGTGAGGGGTTATACAAGGCAACCAACCCTGCAGAAAAGGTCCCTACTCCACAGTGGTATTCCAAAGGGATAAAGCAGCGAGTGCACAAAGTGATGGAAGTAGACGAAGACATCTTTGTGACATTGTCCACCTGCCCTGGGTGGGTTGAGTCGGACTATTATCAGAGTGAGAAGGGCAGGGCAGAACTGAGAAAAGCACAGGAATCGAAGGATGGAGAAGAAGATGTGAATGCAGATGAAGACGTTTAG